In Drosophila simulans strain w501 chromosome 3R, Prin_Dsim_3.1, whole genome shotgun sequence, a single window of DNA contains:
- the LOC27207284 gene encoding chitin synthase chs-2 isoform X3, with the protein MSAMRHRPMAPPGQGAGAGTAGEHGDSDDNNFTDDESSPLTHDIYGGSQRTIQETKGWDVFRDPPIKIETGSTANQECLELTVKILKIFAYVITFIIVLTGGVIAKGTMLFMTSQVRKDKKMEYCNKDLGRDKSFVVRLPEEERVAWIWALLIAYALPEIGALIRSARICFFKTFKVPKTGHFLFVWLMESLSAVGMALLMFVVLPQIDAIQGAMLTNCLCVVPGIFGLLSRTSKEGKRFVKVIIDLAAVAAQVTGLVIWPLLENRRELWVIPVACVMISCGWWENYVSPQSPLGLVRALGRIKEEMKYTRYFCHIFLSIWKILLFFTVTLLIYWAQGEEPGNLFAMYGDAFGPHKIIVYELPAGLGGVLPDTLESANIDTVDVDAAYNTVVYVLLLQIFGAYLCYIFGKFACKILIQGFSYAFPVSLTVPLSVTFLIAACGIRIDDPCFFHDTIPDYLFFTSPSNFRFNNFVTEQMAWAWILWLLSQTWIALHIWTPKCERLATTEKLFVQPMYSSLLIDQSMALNRRRDDQADVKTEDLSEIEKEKGDEYYETISVHTDRSSAPNKPSIKSSDNITRIYSCATMWHETKDEMIEFLKSIMRMDEDQCARRVAQKYLRVLDPDYYEFETHIFFDDAFEISDHSDDDIQCNRFVKLLIATMDEAASEIHQTTIRLRPPKKYPTPYGGRLVWTLPGKTKFITHLKDKDRIRHRKRWSQVMYMYYLLGHRLMELPISVDRKDAIAENTYLLTLDGDIDFKPNAVTLLVDLMKKNKNLGAACGRIHPVGSGPMVWYQLFEYAIGHWLQKATEHMIGCVLCSPGCFSLFRGKALMDDNVMKKYTTRSDEARHYVQYDQGEDRWLCTLLLQRGYRVEYSAASDAYTHCPEGFNEFYNQRRRWVPSTIANIMDLLADAKRTIKINDNISLLYIFYQMMLMGGTILGPGTIFLMLVGAFVAAFRIDNWTSFHYNIVPILAFMFICFTCKSNIQLFVAQVLSTAYALIMMAVIVGTALQLGEDGIGSPSAIFLISMVGSFFIAACLHPQEFWCITCGLIYLLSIPSMYLLLILYSIINLNVVSWGTREVVAKKTKKELEAEKKAAEEAKKRVKQKSMLSFLQSGIGDNGDEEGSVEFSLAGLFRCIFCTHGKTSDEKQQLTSIAESLDTIKHRMDTIESAVDPHGHHASRHGRRRTTSSGSKDHHLLTSVAEKSGDESDESDSDTSAEPKQERDFLTNPYWIEDPDVRKGEVDFLSSTEIQFWKDLIDQYLYPIDNDPVEQARIAKDLKELRDSSVFAFFMINALFVLIVFLLQLNKDNIHVKWPFGVRTNITYDESTQEVHISKEYLQLEPIGLVFVFFFALILIIQFTAMLFHRFGTISHILASTELNFCKKKSEDLTQDQLIDKHAVEIVKNLQRLQGIDGDYDNDSGSGPDRIARRKTIQNLEKARQPRRQIGTLDVAFKKRFLKLTADAENNPATPILTRRLTMRAETIRALEVRKNSVMAERRKSAMQTLGAKNEYGITTGAPINNNGALPNQRSGRVSNAGISIKDVFNVNGGAAEIYGSNGGGTINQGYEHVIDEDGDGNSLRLTTRNPHPHPHHQVSWGQNTNGGGGNGTGRL; encoded by the exons ATGTCTGCGATGCGGCATCGCCCGATGGCCCCTCCGGGCCAAGGAGCCGGAGCGGGAACCGCCGGGGAGCACGGCGACAGCGATGACAACAACTTCACCGACGACGAGAGCTCGCCCCTCACCCACGACATCTACGGCGGCAG CCAACGCACCATACAAGAGACGAAGGGTTGGGATGTCTTCCGGGATCCGCCAATCAAGATTGAGACCGGATCGACGGCGAATCAGGAGTGCTTAGAATTAACCGTGAAGATCTTGAAGATCTTCGCCTATGTGATTACGTTTATCATAGTTTTAACCGGCGGCGTCATCGCCAAGGGCACAATGCTCTTCATGACCTCGCAGGTGCGCAAGGATAAGAAGATGGAGTACTGCAACAAAGACTTG GGTCGCGACAAAAGCTTCGTAGTGCGACTCCCGGAGGAGGAGCGAGTGGCTTGGATCTGGGCGCTGCTCATAGCCTACGCCCTTCCCGAGATCGGAGCCCTGATCCGTTCCGCCCGCATCTGCTTTTTCAAGACCTTCAAGGTGCCGAAGACGGGCCACTTCCTATTCGTCTGGCTGATGGAGAGCCTGAGTGCCGTGGGCATGGCCCTGCTGATGTTCGTTGTTCTGCCCCAGATCGACGCCATCCAGGGCGCCATGCTGACCAACTGCCTGTGCGTGGTGCCGGGCATCTTCGGCCTCCTGTCGCGCACCTCCAAGGAGGGCAAGCGGTTCGTGAAGGTGATCATCGAcctggcggcggtggcggcccAGGTGACGGGCCTGGTGATCTGGCCGCTGCTGGAGAACCGCCGGGAGCTGTGGGTCATCCCGGTGGCCTGTGTCATGATCTCGTGCGGCTGGTGGGAGAACTACGTGTCGCCACAGTCCCCGCTCGGCCTGGTTCGAGCTCTGGGTCGCATCAAGGAGGAGATGAAGTACACTCGCTACTTCTGCCACATATTCCTATCCATCTGGAAGATCCTGCTTTTCTTCACCGTCACACTGCTCATCTACTGGGCTCAAGGCGAGGAGCCCGGCAATCTGTTCGCCATGTACGGAGATGCCTTTGGACCCCACAAGATCATAGTCTACGAACTGCCAGCGGGACTGGGCGGTGTGCTTCCAGATACCCTGGAATCGGCCAACATTGACaccgtggatgtggatgccgCCTACAATACGGTGGTGTATGTGCTGCTCCTTCAGATTTTCGGCGCCTACTTGTGCTACATCTTCGGAAAGTTCGCCTGCAAGATCCTCATACAGGGATTCAGCTACGCGTTTCCCGTCAGTCTAACTGTTCCGCTCTCTGTAACGTTCCTGATCGCAGCCTGTGGAATCCGGATCGACGATCCCTGCTTCTTCCATGACACCATTCCGGACTACCTGTTCTTTACGAGCCCCTCGAACTTCCGGTTCAACAACTTTGTCACCGAGCAAATGGCGTGGGCCTGGATCCTTTGGCTGCTCAGTCAGACCTGGATAGCACTGCACATCTGGACGCCGAAGTGCGAGCGTTTGGCCACCACCGAGAAGCTGTTTGTCCAGCCCATGTACTCCTCTCTACTAATCGATCAGTCGATGGCCCTCAACCGAAGGCGCGATGACCAGGCAGATGTGAAAACAGAG GATCTCTCGGAGatcgaaaaggaaaagggcGATGAGTACTATGAGACCATTTCTGTGCACACGGATCGCTCCTCGGCACCCAACAAGCCATCGATTAAGTCCTCCGACAACATCACACGAATCTACTCCTGCGCGACCATGTGGCATGAGACGAAGGACGAGATGATAGAGTTCTTGAAGAGTATCATGCGAATGGACGAGGACCAGTGTGCTCGTCGCGTGGCTCAAAAGTATCTGAGGGTTCTCGATCCGGACTATTACGAATTTGAGA CCCACATCTTCTTCGATGACGCCTTCGAAATCTCCGATCACAGCGACGATGATATCCAGTGCAATCGATTCGTCAAGCTCCTAATAGCCACCATGGACGAGGCTGCTTCCGAAATCCATCAGACCACGATCAGATTGCGTCCGCCCAAGAAGTATCCCACTCCGTACGGAGGCCGCCTGGTGTGGACCCTTCCGGGAAAGACCAAGTTCATTACGCACTTAAAGGACAAGGACCGTATTCGTCACAGGAAGCGATGGTCTCAGGTCATGTACATGTACTACCTGCTGGGACATCGCCTAATGGAGCTGCCCATTTCGGTGGATCGCAAGGATGCGATAGCGGAGAACACCTACCTTCTGACCCTGGACGGAGACATTGACTTCAAGCCGAATGCGGTGACCCTACTGGTGGATCTGATGAAGAAGAACAAGAACCTGGGTGCCGCCTGCGGTCGCATTCATCCCGTGGGATCGGGACCCATGGTGTGGTACCAGCTCTTCGAGTACGCCATCGGTCATTGGCTGCAAAAGGCCACGGAGCACATGATTGGCTGCGTGCTCTGTTCACCTGGATGCTTCTCCCTGTTCAGGGGCAAGGCCCTAATGGATGACAATGTGATGAAGAAATACACGACGCGGTCGGATGAGGCTCGTCACTACGTGCAGTACGATCAGGGCGAGGATCGGTGGTTGTGCACATTGCTCCTCCAGAGGGGATACCGCGTGGAGTACTCGGCTGCCAGTGATGCGTACACCCACTGTCCCGAGGGATTCAATGAGTTCTACAACCAGCGGCGCAGATGGGTGCCCTCGACCATAGCCAACATCATGGATCTGCTGGCGGATGCGAAGCGCACGATCAAGATCAACGACAACATTTCGCTGCTGTACATCTTCTACCAGATGATGTTGATGGGCGGCACCATCCTGGGACCCGGAACCATTTTCCTTATGTTGGTGGGCGCATTCGTGGCAGCCTTCCGCATCGACAACTGGACCTCCTTCCACTACAACATCGTGCCGATCCTGGCCTTCATGTTTATCTGCTTCACCTGTAAATCGAACATCCAGTTGTTCGTGGCCCAAGTCCTTTCGACGGCATATGCCCTGATCATGATGGCTGTGATAGTAGGTACGGCCTTGCAGTTGGGAGAGGACGGAATAGGCTCCCCTTCGGCCATTTTCCTGATATCCATGGTGGGCTCATTCTTCATAGCCGCATGTTTGCATCCACAAGAGTTCTGGTGCATTACATGCGGCCTAATCTACTTGCTGTCCATCCCGTCCATGTACCTGCTGCTCATCTTGTACTCGATCATCAACCTGAACGTCGTCTCCTGGGGCACCCGCGAGGTGGTGGCTAAGAAGACCAAGAAGGAACTGGAGGCGGAGAAGAAGGCCGCTGAGGAGGCCAAGAAGAGGGTGAAGCAGAAGAGCATGCTGAGCTTCCTTCAGAGTGGAATCGGGGACAATGGCGACGAGGAGGGCTCCGTGGAGTTCTCCCTCGCTGGACTCTTCCGCTGCATATTCTGCACCCACGGAAAAACCTCCGACGAGAAGCAGCAGCTGACCTCCATCGCCGAATCGTTGGACACGATCAAACATCGAATGGACACCATAGAGAGTGCCGTGGATCCTCACGGTCACCATGCCTCCCGACATGGCAGGAGGAGAACCACATCCAGTGGCTCCAAGGATCACCACCTGCTGACCTCGGTTGCGGAGAAGTCAGGCGATGAATCGGACGAGTCGGACTCAGACACATCGGCGGAGCCAAAGCAGGAGCGAGACTTTCTAACCAATCCCTACTGGATCGAAGACCCGGATGTGCGCAAGGGCGAGGTCGACTTCCTCTCCAGCACCGAGATCCAGTTCTGGAAGGATCTCATCGACCAGTATCTCTACCCCATCGACAATGATCCCGTGGAGCAG GCCCGCATAGCCAAGGATCTCAAGGAACTGCGCGACTCGTCGGTGTTCGCGTTCTTCATGATCAATGCGCTGTTCGTGCTGATCGTgttcctgctgcagctgaacAAGGACAACATCCACGTGAAGTGGCCCTTCGGAGTGCGGACGAACATCACCTACGACGAGTCCACCCAGGAG GTGCACATCTCCAAGGAGTACCTTCAGCTGGAGCCCATCGGACTGGTGTTCGTGTTCTTCTTTGCTCTTATTTTGATAATCCAGTTCACGGCCATGCTGTTCCATCGATTCGGAACCATTTCGCACATCCTGGCCTCGACTGAACTCAACTTCTGCAAGAAGAAGTCCGAGGATCTGACACAGGATCAACTAATAGATAAA CATGCTGTGGAAATCGTCAAGAACTTGCAGAGGCTGCAGGGAATCGATGGCGACTACGACAATGACTCCGGTTCCGGGCCAGATCGCATAGCCAGGCGGAAGACCATTCAAAATCTGGAGAAGGCGCGACAGCCACGTCGCCAGATCGGCACCCTGGATGTGGCGTTCAAGAAGCGCTTCCTGAAACTCACCGCCGATGCGGAGAACAAtccggccacgcccattctCACCCGCCGCCTCACAATGCGGGCGGAGACCATCCGGGCACTGGAGGTGCGCAAGAATTCGGTGATGGCCGAAAGGCGGAAGTCCGCGATGCAAACTCTGGGAGCGAAGAACGAGTACGGGATCACCACTGGGGCACCG ATCAACAACAATGGAGCTCTGCCGAATCAGCGGAGCGGACGCGTCTCGAATGCAGGAATCAGCATCAAGGATGTATTCAATGTGAACGGTGGTGCTGCAGAG ATTTACGGCTCGAATGGGGGTGGCACTATCAACCAGGGTTACGAGCACGTGATCGACGAGGACGGCGACGGCAACTCCCTGCGGCTGACCACCAGGAATCCCCATCCCCACCCGCACCACCAGGTCTCCTGGGGCCAGAACACCAACGGCGGCGGTGGTAATGGCACAGGTCGCCTGTGA
- the LOC27207284 gene encoding chitin synthase chs-2 isoform X2, whose amino-acid sequence MSAMRHRPMAPPGQGAGAGTAGEHGDSDDNNFTDDESSPLTHDIYGGSQRTIQETKGWDVFRDPPIKIETGSTANQECLELTVKILKIFAYVITFIIVLTGGVIAKGTMLFMTSQVRKDKKMEYCNKDLGRDKSFVVRLPEEERVAWIWALLIAYALPEIGALIRSARICFFKTFKVPKTGHFLFVWLMESLSAVGMALLMFVVLPQIDAIQGAMLTNCLCVVPGIFGLLSRTSKEGKRFVKVIIDLAAVAAQVTGLVIWPLLENRRELWVIPVACVMISCGWWENYVSPQSPLGLVRALGRIKEEMKYTRYFCHIFLSIWKILLFFTVTLLIYWAQGEEPGNLFAMYGDAFGPHKIIVYELPAGLGGVLPDTLESANIDTVDVDAAYNTVVYVLLLQIFGAYLCYIFGKFACKILIQGFSYAFPVSLTVPLSVTFLIAACGIRIDDPCFFHDTIPDYLFFTSPSNFRFNNFVTEQMAWAWILWLLSQTWIALHIWTPKCERLATTEKLFVQPMYSSLLIDQSMALNRRRDDQADVKTEDLSEIEKEKGDEYYETISVHTDRSSAPNKPSIKSSDNITRIYSCATMWHETKDEMIEFLKSIMRMDEDQCARRVAQKYLRVLDPDYYEFETHIFFDDAFEISDHSDDDIQCNRFVKLLIATMDEAASEIHQTTIRLRPPKKYPTPYGGRLVWTLPGKTKFITHLKDKDRIRHRKRWSQVMYMYYLLGHRLMELPISVDRKDAIAENTYLLTLDGDIDFKPNAVTLLVDLMKKNKNLGAACGRIHPVGSGPMVWYQLFEYAIGHWLQKATEHMIGCVLCSPGCFSLFRGKALMDDNVMKKYTTRSDEARHYVQYDQGEDRWLCTLLLQRGYRVEYSAASDAYTHCPEGFNEFYNQRRRWVPSTIANIMDLLADAKRTIKINDNISLLYIFYQMMLMGGTILGPGTIFLMLVGAFVAAFRIDNWTSFHYNIVPILAFMFICFTCKSNIQLFVAQVLSTAYALIMMAVIVGTALQLGEDGIGSPSAIFLISMVGSFFIAACLHPQEFWCITCGLIYLLSIPSMYLLLILYSIINLNVVSWGTREVVAKKTKKELEAEKKAAEEAKKRVKQKSMLSFLQSGIGDNGDEEGSVEFSLAGLFRCIFCTHGKTSDEKQQLTSIAESLDTIKHRMDTIESAVDPHGHHASRHGRRRTTSSGSKDHHLLTSVAEKSGDESDESDSDTSAEPKQERDFLTNPYWIEDPDVRKGEVDFLSSTEIQFWKDLIDQYLYPIDNDPVEQARIASDLIELRNKSVFAFFMANALFVLIVFLLQLNKDKLHIIWPLGVKTNITYIEETSEVHISKEYLQLEPIGLVFVFFFALILIIQFTAMLFHRFGTISHILASTELNFCKKKSEDLTQDQLIDKHAVEIVKNLQRLQGIDGDYDNDSGSGPDRIARRKTIQNLEKARQPRRQIGTLDVAFKKRFLKLTADAENNPATPILTRRLTMRAETIRALEVRKNSVMAERRKSAMQTLGAKNEYGITTGAPINNNGALPNQRSGRVSNAGISIKDVFNVNGGAAEQIYGSNGGGTINQGYEHVIDEDGDGNSLRLTTRNPHPHPHHQVSWGQNTNGGGGNGTGRL is encoded by the exons ATGTCTGCGATGCGGCATCGCCCGATGGCCCCTCCGGGCCAAGGAGCCGGAGCGGGAACCGCCGGGGAGCACGGCGACAGCGATGACAACAACTTCACCGACGACGAGAGCTCGCCCCTCACCCACGACATCTACGGCGGCAG CCAACGCACCATACAAGAGACGAAGGGTTGGGATGTCTTCCGGGATCCGCCAATCAAGATTGAGACCGGATCGACGGCGAATCAGGAGTGCTTAGAATTAACCGTGAAGATCTTGAAGATCTTCGCCTATGTGATTACGTTTATCATAGTTTTAACCGGCGGCGTCATCGCCAAGGGCACAATGCTCTTCATGACCTCGCAGGTGCGCAAGGATAAGAAGATGGAGTACTGCAACAAAGACTTG GGTCGCGACAAAAGCTTCGTAGTGCGACTCCCGGAGGAGGAGCGAGTGGCTTGGATCTGGGCGCTGCTCATAGCCTACGCCCTTCCCGAGATCGGAGCCCTGATCCGTTCCGCCCGCATCTGCTTTTTCAAGACCTTCAAGGTGCCGAAGACGGGCCACTTCCTATTCGTCTGGCTGATGGAGAGCCTGAGTGCCGTGGGCATGGCCCTGCTGATGTTCGTTGTTCTGCCCCAGATCGACGCCATCCAGGGCGCCATGCTGACCAACTGCCTGTGCGTGGTGCCGGGCATCTTCGGCCTCCTGTCGCGCACCTCCAAGGAGGGCAAGCGGTTCGTGAAGGTGATCATCGAcctggcggcggtggcggcccAGGTGACGGGCCTGGTGATCTGGCCGCTGCTGGAGAACCGCCGGGAGCTGTGGGTCATCCCGGTGGCCTGTGTCATGATCTCGTGCGGCTGGTGGGAGAACTACGTGTCGCCACAGTCCCCGCTCGGCCTGGTTCGAGCTCTGGGTCGCATCAAGGAGGAGATGAAGTACACTCGCTACTTCTGCCACATATTCCTATCCATCTGGAAGATCCTGCTTTTCTTCACCGTCACACTGCTCATCTACTGGGCTCAAGGCGAGGAGCCCGGCAATCTGTTCGCCATGTACGGAGATGCCTTTGGACCCCACAAGATCATAGTCTACGAACTGCCAGCGGGACTGGGCGGTGTGCTTCCAGATACCCTGGAATCGGCCAACATTGACaccgtggatgtggatgccgCCTACAATACGGTGGTGTATGTGCTGCTCCTTCAGATTTTCGGCGCCTACTTGTGCTACATCTTCGGAAAGTTCGCCTGCAAGATCCTCATACAGGGATTCAGCTACGCGTTTCCCGTCAGTCTAACTGTTCCGCTCTCTGTAACGTTCCTGATCGCAGCCTGTGGAATCCGGATCGACGATCCCTGCTTCTTCCATGACACCATTCCGGACTACCTGTTCTTTACGAGCCCCTCGAACTTCCGGTTCAACAACTTTGTCACCGAGCAAATGGCGTGGGCCTGGATCCTTTGGCTGCTCAGTCAGACCTGGATAGCACTGCACATCTGGACGCCGAAGTGCGAGCGTTTGGCCACCACCGAGAAGCTGTTTGTCCAGCCCATGTACTCCTCTCTACTAATCGATCAGTCGATGGCCCTCAACCGAAGGCGCGATGACCAGGCAGATGTGAAAACAGAG GATCTCTCGGAGatcgaaaaggaaaagggcGATGAGTACTATGAGACCATTTCTGTGCACACGGATCGCTCCTCGGCACCCAACAAGCCATCGATTAAGTCCTCCGACAACATCACACGAATCTACTCCTGCGCGACCATGTGGCATGAGACGAAGGACGAGATGATAGAGTTCTTGAAGAGTATCATGCGAATGGACGAGGACCAGTGTGCTCGTCGCGTGGCTCAAAAGTATCTGAGGGTTCTCGATCCGGACTATTACGAATTTGAGA CCCACATCTTCTTCGATGACGCCTTCGAAATCTCCGATCACAGCGACGATGATATCCAGTGCAATCGATTCGTCAAGCTCCTAATAGCCACCATGGACGAGGCTGCTTCCGAAATCCATCAGACCACGATCAGATTGCGTCCGCCCAAGAAGTATCCCACTCCGTACGGAGGCCGCCTGGTGTGGACCCTTCCGGGAAAGACCAAGTTCATTACGCACTTAAAGGACAAGGACCGTATTCGTCACAGGAAGCGATGGTCTCAGGTCATGTACATGTACTACCTGCTGGGACATCGCCTAATGGAGCTGCCCATTTCGGTGGATCGCAAGGATGCGATAGCGGAGAACACCTACCTTCTGACCCTGGACGGAGACATTGACTTCAAGCCGAATGCGGTGACCCTACTGGTGGATCTGATGAAGAAGAACAAGAACCTGGGTGCCGCCTGCGGTCGCATTCATCCCGTGGGATCGGGACCCATGGTGTGGTACCAGCTCTTCGAGTACGCCATCGGTCATTGGCTGCAAAAGGCCACGGAGCACATGATTGGCTGCGTGCTCTGTTCACCTGGATGCTTCTCCCTGTTCAGGGGCAAGGCCCTAATGGATGACAATGTGATGAAGAAATACACGACGCGGTCGGATGAGGCTCGTCACTACGTGCAGTACGATCAGGGCGAGGATCGGTGGTTGTGCACATTGCTCCTCCAGAGGGGATACCGCGTGGAGTACTCGGCTGCCAGTGATGCGTACACCCACTGTCCCGAGGGATTCAATGAGTTCTACAACCAGCGGCGCAGATGGGTGCCCTCGACCATAGCCAACATCATGGATCTGCTGGCGGATGCGAAGCGCACGATCAAGATCAACGACAACATTTCGCTGCTGTACATCTTCTACCAGATGATGTTGATGGGCGGCACCATCCTGGGACCCGGAACCATTTTCCTTATGTTGGTGGGCGCATTCGTGGCAGCCTTCCGCATCGACAACTGGACCTCCTTCCACTACAACATCGTGCCGATCCTGGCCTTCATGTTTATCTGCTTCACCTGTAAATCGAACATCCAGTTGTTCGTGGCCCAAGTCCTTTCGACGGCATATGCCCTGATCATGATGGCTGTGATAGTAGGTACGGCCTTGCAGTTGGGAGAGGACGGAATAGGCTCCCCTTCGGCCATTTTCCTGATATCCATGGTGGGCTCATTCTTCATAGCCGCATGTTTGCATCCACAAGAGTTCTGGTGCATTACATGCGGCCTAATCTACTTGCTGTCCATCCCGTCCATGTACCTGCTGCTCATCTTGTACTCGATCATCAACCTGAACGTCGTCTCCTGGGGCACCCGCGAGGTGGTGGCTAAGAAGACCAAGAAGGAACTGGAGGCGGAGAAGAAGGCCGCTGAGGAGGCCAAGAAGAGGGTGAAGCAGAAGAGCATGCTGAGCTTCCTTCAGAGTGGAATCGGGGACAATGGCGACGAGGAGGGCTCCGTGGAGTTCTCCCTCGCTGGACTCTTCCGCTGCATATTCTGCACCCACGGAAAAACCTCCGACGAGAAGCAGCAGCTGACCTCCATCGCCGAATCGTTGGACACGATCAAACATCGAATGGACACCATAGAGAGTGCCGTGGATCCTCACGGTCACCATGCCTCCCGACATGGCAGGAGGAGAACCACATCCAGTGGCTCCAAGGATCACCACCTGCTGACCTCGGTTGCGGAGAAGTCAGGCGATGAATCGGACGAGTCGGACTCAGACACATCGGCGGAGCCAAAGCAGGAGCGAGACTTTCTAACCAATCCCTACTGGATCGAAGACCCGGATGTGCGCAAGGGCGAGGTCGACTTCCTCTCCAGCACCGAGATCCAGTTCTGGAAGGATCTCATCGACCAGTATCTCTACCCCATCGACAATGATCCCGTGGAGCAG GCCCGCATTGCCTCCGACCTGATTGAGCTGCGAAACAAGTCGGTCTTTGCGTTTTTCATGGCCAACGCCCTGTTCGTTTTGATTGTCTTCTTGTTGCAACTGAACAAGGACAAGCTACACATTATTTGGCCGTTGGGCGTCAAAACCAACATTACCTATATCGAAGAGACATCCGAG GTGCACATCTCCAAGGAGTACCTTCAGCTGGAGCCCATCGGACTGGTGTTCGTGTTCTTCTTTGCTCTTATTTTGATAATCCAGTTCACGGCCATGCTGTTCCATCGATTCGGAACCATTTCGCACATCCTGGCCTCGACTGAACTCAACTTCTGCAAGAAGAAGTCCGAGGATCTGACACAGGATCAACTAATAGATAAA CATGCTGTGGAAATCGTCAAGAACTTGCAGAGGCTGCAGGGAATCGATGGCGACTACGACAATGACTCCGGTTCCGGGCCAGATCGCATAGCCAGGCGGAAGACCATTCAAAATCTGGAGAAGGCGCGACAGCCACGTCGCCAGATCGGCACCCTGGATGTGGCGTTCAAGAAGCGCTTCCTGAAACTCACCGCCGATGCGGAGAACAAtccggccacgcccattctCACCCGCCGCCTCACAATGCGGGCGGAGACCATCCGGGCACTGGAGGTGCGCAAGAATTCGGTGATGGCCGAAAGGCGGAAGTCCGCGATGCAAACTCTGGGAGCGAAGAACGAGTACGGGATCACCACTGGGGCACCG ATCAACAACAATGGAGCTCTGCCGAATCAGCGGAGCGGACGCGTCTCGAATGCAGGAATCAGCATCAAGGATGTATTCAATGTGAACGGTGGTGCTGCAGAG CAGATTTACGGCTCGAATGGGGGTGGCACTATCAACCAGGGTTACGAGCACGTGATCGACGAGGACGGCGACGGCAACTCCCTGCGGCTGACCACCAGGAATCCCCATCCCCACCCGCACCACCAGGTCTCCTGGGGCCAGAACACCAACGGCGGCGGTGGTAATGGCACAGGTCGCCTGTGA